Within Catharus ustulatus isolate bCatUst1 chromosome 5, bCatUst1.pri.v2, whole genome shotgun sequence, the genomic segment TTCTTGGTAAGTGTTTTTCTGCTCACGTTTGGTGTGAGGCGTGAGAAGAAGCACAGGGTGCTCATGCCAGAGGACCTGAGGGATGAGAGAAGCCAATGAATGGGTTGGGTACATGTGGGCTCCAATTCCTCAGCTCTTCACTTAAAGATTTTTGCATCACTTAGGGAATTTAGCATCTGGGACACACCTGTGAACACAGAGCAAAGTAAAATGTGatgaaaatgtgttattttcatAACCTGATGGAAGTACCCCTCCCCGTGCCACCCCGGTTGCTGCCAGTGCGGGGGAGGCACgacaggctctgctctccctcctcccagcaatCAAGAACCAGGCTACAGGACACTACATCCTGAATGGCAAAGGGGAGGAGGCCAGATCCCGATCCTTCATCGATCTGGGCGTGCAGTGGGAGTACAGCATCGAGGACAACACGGAAACGCTGCACACGGACGGGCCCCTGCACGATGCcgtggtggtgctggtgggtgaCACACTGAGCTCCAGGAGGGGCCTCGTGTCTGTACTTAGCACAGGAATCAATAACAGTGCCAGGTTTGTGTGTGCTTCTTCACAGATCATTCCTCGGGACAATGACACCAGGTCCAGCCTGACTTACAGGTACATCATCCACGAGGATTCGGTGCCGACCATCCACAGCAACAACGTGCTGCGGGAGGACACGGACACCTTCGAGTGGGCCTTGAAGAGCTGGTCCCAGTGCTCCAAGCCTTGTGGTGGAGGTGAGCAGGGCGTGAGCCACCTGTAACAAGGGACAGGTTACCTAGAAGTGGGGGAAGGGAATGATTTAGATTGCTGGCTTCCCTTTTTTAACAGTGGTTTGTTATTTTAGGGCTCAATCTTTTAAGTGCATGATTGTTCCCAGGTGTCACACTTCCAGCCTAGGAAGAAAGAGGCTTCTTTCAGTGTTGGAATTCAGACCCCAGAGCTACTTTGGATGCCCAGACTCAGGCATTGATGCTCCTGAGGATTTCCTGTACTCGTTCTCTGTCCATGGCTCTTAAGCAAATAGTGGGGAATGCAAATACCAAAATACCTGTCCTGTAAACCCATGTAATAGGCCAGAAAACCCTATTTAAACCAAACATTCTTACAAGAACCTGGTTCTCCTGATTTCTCTGGCATGTTTCCCAGGGTTCCAGTACACCAAGTATGGGTGCCGCAGGAAGAGCGACAACAAGATGGTTCATCGAAGCTTCTGCGAAGGCAGCAAAAAGCCAAAGCCCATCCGTAGGATGTGCAACCTGCAGGAGTGCACAGAGCCCCTGTGAGTGCAGCTGGGCACGGAGAGCAGGGATTGCTCCTTTGGAAAGGGTAGCCCCAGCTGTTGGGTGGGATTAATTGGATGGGATGCTTTCCAGCCTGCAGTTcctgaatatatatatatatatatgaatatatatatacgataaaatcatggaatagaTTGGGTTGGGGAGtgccttaaagctcatctcattccagccccctgccatgggaagggagtCCTTCCACTGGATGAGCTTGCTCCAGGGATGAGGGATGGCGAGGTTAACAGTTGACAGTATCTGACtccatttcccttcccagctgggcagcagaTGAGTGGGAGCACTGCACCAAAACGTGTGGGAATTCAGGCTACCAGCTCCGCACGGTGCGCTGCATCCAGCCCCTCCCGGACGGCACCAACCGCTCCGTGCAGGCCAAGCTGTGCAGCGGGGATCGGCCCGAGAGCCGGCGCTCCTGCAACCGGGCACCGTGCCCCGCGCCGTGGAAAGCCGGGCCCTGGTCACAGGTGAGCAGGGGCAGgtgggggcagctccagcctgtcccGAAAGCCGTGTGTCACAGCATGCCCTGATCTGTgccctctgtgtccctcagtGCTCCGTGAGCTGCGGGGAGGGCACGGAGAGCCGGCAGGTGCTGTGCCGCGCCGGGGACCGCTGCGAGGGGGAGCGGCCAGAATCCGTGAGGCCTTGTAAACTGCCTGCCTGTGACGGTAAGAGAGCAGCTGGAATGgctgcagtggggcagggaTTCCTCCCTGGAGAGCGccctgctggcagaggggtCACACACAGAGTCCAGCAGTCTCTGGGTGTCACAGCTCCCCCCACCAGGGTCTGTCTGTGAATGTGCTCACACAGGGTTTAACCACGCTGGCCCAAGTTGTCTTGGCACACACTGGGGCCACAGGTGAAGGTCAATGCAAAGCAAACCCTGCTTGACCTCTAAATCCCAGGGTAAGCTCTACAAGCTGCCAAGTGAGGGAATAAAACCACATAAACATGGAACCATGAGGTTCCTGGGAATCCATTACATTGTTTTCATAGACCTTTAACAGGTTCTGAAGCTTTTTGTGACAACAGTGCATTTATTCCTTTGTATGATTCACTCTgtaggatttggggtttgttggggttttgaCACTGCTCAGGAGCTGGTAGGAAAAGCAGTGAGAGCTCCTGGCAGGTGCAGGTGTTGTCCCCCAGGCTGGACAGGTGGGATCTGCTTTGGGTCCTTATGGAACCTGCTGGAAGTGGAGAAGCATAACCCCAAATCTCCACTCTGTGGGTGGAGTCGTGGAATCTAAACCAGCACAAATGGATACTCCAAAATGAAccaggagagagcaggagcaAATAAGGGTCACTGTCACTAGGGTAAGGCAAAAGGAATTGTACCTGTAGCCCAGAATTCCCTGCTGAGGCTGGAATAGCCTCACAGTGCCCTGTGGAGCACAGATATTcccatgcagagctgctggttttACACCAGGTTTGTCAGGAACCAGCAGCCATCCATCCCAAGAAGTTCTGTGGGATCAGGACAAGGACATGCCGATATTCCATAGAATTTGCTGTTCATTACCCTCatctcccagccccactggtGTCCTTGTGGGGGATTTTACTGTGTTCCCTGGAACTGAGCTGGTTCTCACCCACTCTGAGGCAGGTTCCAGCTGATATTTTACAGCAGGAGAAGGTGGTGCCCGGATGCACTTCAGGCCCGGGGTGAGGCAGCCCCTGTGCCCAAGTGGGGACATCTTTCCCTGCAGAGAGCTGATTTTGATTCAAAGCTTCCAGAAGAGCCTCTGGAAATTCTTTTTCCTGAGGGGAGGTATGCACATCCCTGCATTTCAGGGCACCTCACATGTGACTCAGTGTTACAGTGTTCAGTTCCATTTGGTCCCTGGAAAACACCATATTTAATCTGAACAAAATTTCATCTGACTccaactttttgttttaaggCATCTCTGTGGGCTGTTGCTTAGGGTTCACTTTCTGGGAGGGAAGATCGCCTTGTCTTGACTGCTGCTGATGGATGATGTCCtctcaggctggaagggaagggattcGGGGTGGGTAGGGGCTCTGGGAGGTTGGCACTGGGAATTGCTGTCAGTGCTCCTGTGGAAGCGCAACGTGCAGACCCTTCCCAGGCGTCCATCACTGGGTTCCCATCCCCAGGCCATTTGTTTTGCAGATGAGCCCTGCCTGGGAGACAAATCCATCTTCTGCCAGATGGAAGTGCTGGCCCGGtactgctccatccctggctaCCACAAACTGTGCTGCGAGTCCTGCAGCCGGcgaagcagcagcagcttccctgcagccggaggggctggcactgagggGGATGCAGCGCTGGATCCGGgcagcctgcccagggctcccaCGGTGCCCACGCCTGCGCTGcctgcccaggctcagctcctgcccggGAGCAGCTCTCCAAGCCGGCTGCCTCTGGAAGCACAGCAGGCTGAGCAGCACCTCCCACCGTCCAGCCCCGAGCCCAGAGGTGCCAGCATTCCGCACTGGAGAGCTCCTCTGGCTGGGAAGACTTCACGGCTGTTGGCTTTCCTGCACCAGGCCCCTGCCAACAGCAGTGCCCCAGCGCTGGCTCTGCCGCTGGTGCCAGCACAGAACATGGCAGCAGGGGCTCCCGCGCCAGCCAGGACCTCTGGGAAGGGCGAGGAGCGCCTTGGGAAGCGATGGCCTCCGAGGGCTGCCCCTGTGGAACGATGAGCGGGAAGGCTTGTGCGGGACAGCCATGGAAAAGGGGGCTGTTTGGCACGGCTCCCTGGCCTCTGGACAGTGCGGAGCGCACTGCATGCCCCGGGCAgggccctgcagggcacagctcgtCCCCTGTAAATACAAAGGACAAGAAGTGCTGGTTCACTTTCTGGTGCTCCCggcctcctcctgcccctcatcCCTGCCCGGCTGGGACACGCAGAGGAAATACTGAAGGAACCTTCCTGGCAGTGAGCGGGAGTCGCCGAGGGCTCCGTCCAGCTCTGGGCCCAAACGTCAGCCCTAACCTCAGCACCCCCTGTGGTTTTGGGCTCTAAACACCCCTACGGTAGGAAACAGctcactgcaggcagcaccaggcaTGGACCCTCGATGGAACTCTTGCCACAGACCTCGTGTCTCCCTGCAAACAGACATTGCACAAGCACCAATGCAGCTGCTGGGTCAATGCAGGAAATCAGCGTTATTGTAAGAGTtgtgctgtcccacagctgtTCACCTGTATTGTTCCATCAGGTCCTGCCCTGTGAGCATTCCAAGGGCTGGTGTTTAAAGCAGCATTAGCATAAAATGTGGACTTTCATTTGCATAGGAATTTCATTGCTGGCACTAGGAAAGGgttgggggtgttttgggtgtCACCAAGGGGATGCTCTGTGCAGACCCTGTAGGTCCCTCAAGTGCTGTCCTGGTCCCAGTCCAAGCAGGTTCTGCTCCCTGTGTCCCAGAGACACAACAGGCACCAACAACGCTCCAAACAGGATGTTTTCCCAACGGGAAGCGTGGATTTCAAGGTGTGAGAGATATTTATATTTGCAGTGTGGATCAACCCTCCCTGCCCACGGTGCACCCGACTGCAATAATTAATTTATGTCCATCCCCCTTGTCCCAGCCCCGCCGGCACGTCGCTGTAAAAGACTTGTGTATAGGAGTGAAACTGcagtatttattaaaagtgGGGTTCTTGACTTTATTTTATGTACCAAATACTTCCTTTTGCCAAGATCAAATCAGGAGATGGAATCAGATGCCGTGTCATACAGATAGAATGGAGATGGAAGCTGCTCGACTGCTGTAGAGGAATTGTTGATCTTGTTCTGTGAGGAGGGTTTTTATCATGGCTCTCTCTCAGTTCTCAGGAGCACGAGGGAATAAAACAAACCTTGGACCTCCATCCACAGGGGCACGTGGGAATAAAACAAACCTTGGACCTCCCAGGCTTTCCCTGCTTTCACTCACGTGGCAGCGCCTGGTCTGGCATTTTAAGTTCCCTCTTTTTCACCCATTTCCATCCCAGGCAGAGCCTTCCCCGAATGGAAATAAAGATGAAATATGTAAACGGgatttttaaaaccagaagtTTTGGCACTGGAGAGTGTGAGTTGCAGAGAAATTGAGGGAGAACAAGGAGAGCATCAGGTCCCACCTGGCAGCTGCGCTGCACCGAAATGCGGCCCAAGGCGGGCACAGGGAGCGACAGGCGGGcggcagctctgggtgccagaGCGGGACCGTGCCCGGATCCCGGCAGGACTCGGCTCCCGGACCGGGACCGTGCCCGGATCCCGGCAGGACTCGGCTCCCGGAGCGGCACCGTGCCCGGATCCCGGCAGGACTCGGCTCCCGGAGCGGGACCGTGCCCGGATCCCGGCAGGACTCGGCTCCCGGAGCGGGACCGTGCCCGTAtcccgggcagggccggggcagcagcggcagcgccgagctcgGGggtggcggggccgggccgggagcgctCCGTGTCCGCCAGAGGGCGCCCTGCGCCCGAACCGGGAACCGGGAACCGCCGCGATCCGGGCCCGGTACCGATCCCGGTCCCGATGCCGCTTGGACCCGCCCGCCAGGGCAGAGGCGGCACCGCCCGGGACCCCCCGGCAGGACCCGAAGCCCCCGACCCAGCGCCGGCTGTGGGCTCCGGTACCCGCTCTGGGTCAGCCTCGTCCCGGCACCGGAGCGGGAGCGGCACCGAATCCAGGCTGGGCTTCGCCCAGTGCCCGCTCCTGTCTCAGCCCCGGTCCGGCCCTGCTCCGCCGGCCACGCCCGAGAGCCACAGCCCGCCCGCCGGGGCAGAGCCAGCAAGACCCGGTCCGCACCCGGGACACCGCGACACCGGCAGGGCCCGGTCCGTACCCGGGACACCCCGACACCGGCAGCGCGCCGGGCTCCGAGCGGTCCCCGCCGGGAGCAGCCCCCGGGCCGGGGCTCGCCCAGCGCTGAGCGAGGGTCCCGAGCGATGGCCCCGGGACAGCGGTACCGGGAGCGGTGCCAAGAACGGGCGGGACACGGGGCGAGACCGACACAAGTGTGAGGGGCGGGCACAGAGTGCGGGGACCAGCGCTGCTGGGATCTGCCGGGGGTCCCGGGCGGTGCCGCCTCTGCCCCGTCGGGAGGATCAGGGCcggactgggacagggatcgGAACagggatcgggatcgggatcgggaccGGGACCCCGCAGGGCGCCCTCTGGCGGACACGGAGAGCGGTGCAGGCGCGGCGCCCCCGCGTGGCCCTGGGACGGCGGTGCAGGGGGCGGGGCCAacgaggggcggggccggcaCAGGTGTGAGGGGCGGGACCAGCACAGGTGTGAGGGGCGGGGCCACGGGGCGCGTGCGCGGAGCGGGACGACAGAGCGCGTGCGCGGCGCGAGGCCGGCACaggtgtgagcagggcagggccgcAGGTGCGCGGGGC encodes:
- the LOC116996378 gene encoding collagen alpha-1(I) chain-like, with protein sequence MRPKAGTGSDRRAAALGARAGPCPDPGRTRLPDRDRARIPAGLGSRSGTVPGSRQDSAPGAGPCPDPGRTRLPERDRARIPGRAGAAAAAPSSGVAGPGRERSVSARGRPAPEPGTGNRRDPGPVPIPVPMPLGPARQGRGGTARDPPAGPEAPDPAPAVGSGTRSGSASSRHRSGSGTESRLGFAQCPLLSQPRSGPAPPATPESHSPPAGAEPARPGPHPGHRDTGRARSVPGTPRHRQRAGLRAVPAGSSPRAGARPALSEGPERWPRDSGTGSGAKNGRDTGRDRHKCEGRAQSAGTSAAGICRGSRAVPPLPRREDQGRTGTGIGTGIGIGIGTGTPQGALWRTRRAVQARRPRVALGRRCRGRGQRGAGPAQPRWSPAHLRPCPAHTCAGLAPRTRSVVPRRARAPWPRPSHLCWSRPSHLCRPRPSLAPPPAPPSRGHAGAPRLHRSPCPPEGALRGPGTGPDPDPDPPDGAEAAPPGSPGRSQQRSAPHSVPAPHTCVGLAPCPARSWHRSRYRCPGAIARDPRSALGEPRPGGCSRRGPLGARCAAGVGVSRVRTGPCRYRGVPGADRVLPVSECPGLSPGPAWAGTRLIQSGCWSKQPALGRGLQVLPGVPGGAASPPSGGSKRYRDWDRYQARFPADEGSRCRSGRFPDRTQGAL